Below is a genomic region from Vicinamibacterales bacterium.
CCATGCGCTATGTCTATCGGACCTTGGAACATCGGCATCCCATCGTGAATGGGTATAGCGGGTTTTCGACAACGTTGGTGCAGACCCTTCAGCGGTTTCAGCGGGAATTTGATGAGTATGGCGACGTGCTTCGGGGATTGCGCAAACTCGGCGTGCGATATGTCGTCGTGCACGAGCATCGGTACCAAGACACGCCATGGATGCGGGCCGCAGACCGCTCAGCCGTGATGACCGCGCTCCGTGCAGAATCGGACCAGCTTGTCGCGCGCCATCCGTTCGGCTCTAGTTCGGTCTTTGAGCTCCGTCCGTGGAACGAACCAACGGTCGATTCACCGGAGGACCAAGGCCTGACACCGGTCGACCTCTCGACCCTTGAACTCACCGCGTCGCACGAATCCGATCGGCTCCAGAATGCTCTTGATGGCAACGTGGCCACCCGTTGGACCACCGACCGACCCCAAGCCGGAGACGAGTGGATTGAAGTGGTGTTCGAACATCCGACCGATGTCGCGCACGTGCGCCTCTCAATGGGTAGTAGCCTCTACGACCATCCACGGCAGCTTGTCGTCGAGGGAAGCGACGACGATGGGCAGACTTACACGGAACTCTACCGAGGGCATGGGTTTCCTGGCTTCATGCTCGGACTCGTTCATGAACCAGATTCGCTGCCGGTCGATGTTGGGCTACCGCCCAACCGGTCACGGATACTGCGATTTCAGCAAACTGGACGGACGCCATCGTTTTACTGGTCGATTCACGACCTCCACCTCTGGACTCGCTAAGGGAACTTACGTAGGGCGTGCTTCATTAGTCCCCGCCACGCATAGCCGAATAATCGCAGAACTCGCAGCTGGCACTCTTGGTAGGGGGCTCATCTTGCATGAGGCACTCGTGGGCTTTAAGAATGCACCCCTCCACCCAACCATCGTTGCCCTCGTAAGAGATAACATCAATATCAAACTCTAATCGACCGTTAAAACCAGGTCGGTCCCGCTTACCGTTGCAATACACGAAGTATCCTGTTTTGGATACGGTCAACCCATTTCCCCGTAAGAGCCACTGGTAAATCTCCATCTGCCGCTTGTAGGACTTCTGCCAAGGGGCGTCGATATTCACCCTGTCATTCTTACTCGTCGCCTTGTAATCAACCACCGCATACGTTGAATCTCCTGTTACCCACAGATCATCAATCGCGCCTGAAATTTCAAGGTTAGTTGCCGCATGGTGCACCTTGACGCCCAAAAAATTATTTCGCCACTCATCTAACTGTTCGTGCGGAGCCGGAATCGCGTCAATCCCCGCATCTTGCATGAGTGGGTGCGCTTCACCACGTTGTCGATATCCATCAAACTCCTTCTTGAGAAGGTGGTCGACTGCCGAGTTGAGATTAAAGGGAAACCCTGGCGGCTGCTGGATACCGACTCGCCGGTCAAGGTAAAAACATCGTGGGCACCTTTTGAATTGCTCGAGCTTCGAGCGGGACAACCGATAGGTTGCTGTTCCAGACGGATCAAATAAATTCCTCGTGCGTCGGGGCATATCTTCCTCAAGCCAAGCCGACGGCCCCTACGGCCGCTGGGGCTGCTCGGTGTGCGCCATCGACGGCCGCGAATATCTCTCGAACCAATGCTTCAAATACGCCTGTGTCCTGAGAAAGTTCGACGGGGTACGTGACGTCCCATGCCACTCATTGTTAAAGCGCACCATCGCCGTCGGCACTTTCAACAATTTCAATGCGCTGTAGAACTGTTCGGTCTGCGGCATCGGCGTCCGGAGGTCATTCACGCCAGTCATCAGCATTGTCGGCGTCGTGACATTACCCACATAGGTCAAGGGTGACCGGCGGAGGTGCTCACTCGGGTCATCCCATGGCAGTTCCTGGAAGTTCTGATACCAGGTAGCCCCATCGGTGGTGCCTACGAAACTTACCCAATCGATCACGGGACAATTCGAGGAGGCCGCTGCAAAGCGGTCCGTATGCCCAACCACCCAGGCAGTCAACACACCGCCGCCACTACAACCGGTGACAAAGAGGTTTTGCGAATCCACGAAGCCTTTGTCGAGCAGGACATCGACCCCAGCCATTAAGTCGTCGTAATCCTTACTCGGATAGGCGTTCATGATCTCATTGCCGAAGGCACTGCCATACCCGGCACTACCCCGAGGATTCGTATACAAGACGACGTAGTCCTGCGCCGCCTGCCACTGCCATCCAAAATTGAAACCAACACCATACATGCCATGTGGGCCGCCATGGATATGCAGTTGCATCGGGTAATCACGGCTCGAGTCGAAGTCGGGAGGAGTGATATACCACCCTTGAACCTGTAGCCCGTCCGTCGACGGATACCAGATTTCCTCGACAGTCCCCAACGCTTTCCCGGTCAGGATGTCGTCATTCACGGCGGTGAGCTGCGTAATCGCAGTCGGCGCTTCAACAGTAAACGTGACCACGTCAGGCGGCGCATAGAAACTCGTTCGCACGCCGACCGCAGTACCGTCGTCACTCAGGTCGGACACGGTCAATAGATGTTGACCCTGCGTAACGGGGTGCACTGTACCGGCACCAGGTCCAGTTGTTGGGAGGAAGTATAAGTTGCCAGTACCTTCGGTCCGACTGCTGAGGTAGAGCCCGCTCCCATCCGGCTTCCAGATGAGATTTGACGGCTGACGGTCCCACGCCCCCGACGCGAGCCGAGGATTTGAACCATCGATGTTCATAAGATAGACCTTGCGCGTAATGTAAGTGTCGCGCGTCCAGTCATAGCCCGTGTAAGCCACCTGTTGCCCGTCCGGAGACACAACCGGAGCTTGGTCGGGCCCCCTTCGCGTCGTTAACGCTCGGATGTCACCGCTAGCTAGGTCGACCAC
It encodes:
- a CDS encoding S9 family peptidase, translated to MRISVFGLVVVFTVLSASAEAQDADNRLTLDLYLEYESVSDPRLSPDGQQVIYSRQWIDKVNDRRESSLWIMDTDGSRNRFLVEGSGARWSPSGDRIAFVAEGEPKGSQVFVRWMDAEGATTQITRVERGPGSLSWAPDGDLIAFTMTVQEPNTWPIDIPEAPEGATWTKAPRVIERLDYRQDRQGFTDDLSRHLFVVPASGGTARQLTDGSWDHSGTAWTPDGRSLLFSSLRVDDADYQWRESEIYVVDLASGDIRALTTRRGPDQAPVVSPDGQQVAYTGYDWTRDTYITRKVYLMNIDGSNPRLASGAWDRQPSNLIWKPDGSGLYLSSRTEGTGNLYFLPTTGPGAGTVHPVTQGQHLLTVSDLSDDGTAVGVRTSFYAPPDVVTFTVEAPTAITQLTAVNDDILTGKALGTVEEIWYPSTDGLQVQGWYITPPDFDSSRDYPMQLHIHGGPHGMYGVGFNFGWQWQAAQDYVVLYTNPRGSAGYGSAFGNEIMNAYPSKDYDDLMAGVDVLLDKGFVDSQNLFVTGCSGGGVLTAWVVGHTDRFAAASSNCPVIDWVSFVGTTDGATWYQNFQELPWDDPSEHLRRSPLTYVGNVTTPTMLMTGVNDLRTPMPQTEQFYSALKLLKVPTAMVRFNNEWHGTSRTPSNFLRTQAYLKHWFERYSRPSMAHTEQPQRP
- a CDS encoding PD-(D/E)XK nuclease family protein — protein: MPRRTRNLFDPSGTATYRLSRSKLEQFKRCPRCFYLDRRVGIQQPPGFPFNLNSAVDHLLKKEFDGYRQRGEAHPLMQDAGIDAIPAPHEQLDEWRNNFLGVKVHHAATNLEISGAIDDLWVTGDSTYAVVDYKATSKNDRVNIDAPWQKSYKRQMEIYQWLLRGNGLTVSKTGYFVYCNGKRDRPGFNGRLEFDIDVISYEGNDGWVEGCILKAHECLMQDEPPTKSASCEFCDYSAMRGGD